One window of Medicago truncatula cultivar Jemalong A17 chromosome 2, MtrunA17r5.0-ANR, whole genome shotgun sequence genomic DNA carries:
- the LOC11408133 gene encoding uncharacterized protein, translating into MAFVHVITTLLFALALARIDPSVCQMVKGKVSCNDCAQDYDFSGIKVSMKCEGVKNMAMATTENDGSFMVDLSTSHAKLPYDNCHAKLLGGPNNLYASRRNQFSQIVKGKEENSYTLSTPLSFFTSCPQNKECKTEKNEFGSSKSINFPLPPEWGLAPSSYYLPFFPIIGIP; encoded by the exons ATGGCGTTTGTTCATGTTATCACAACACTTCTTTTTGCATTAGCTCTTGCAAGAATTGACCCTTCTGTATGCCAAATGGTAAAGGGCAAAGTTTCTTGCAATGATTGTGCTCAAGACTATGATTTCTCTG GAATTAAGGTCTCAATGAAGTGTGAAGGTGTGAAAAACATGGCAATGGCAACTACAGAAAATGATGGCTCCTTCATGGTTGATCTTTCCACAAGCCATGCAAAACTTCCTTATGATAATTGTCATGCAAAACTTCTTGGTGGGCCAAATAACCTTTATGCTTCAAGAAGAAACCAATTCTCCCAAATTGTGAAGGGAAAAGAGGAAAATAGCTACACACTATCCACTCCTCTCAGTTTCTTCACTTCTTGCCCACAAAACAAAGAATGCAAAACTGAGAAAAATGAGTTTGGTTCATCAAAAAGCATCAATTTCCCATTGCCTCCAGAGTGGGGTTTGGCACCAAGTAGTTATTATCTTCCTTTCTTCCCCATCATTGGAATACCATGA